The genomic window TTGGCTTCGATTTTATCTTTTCCTTGCGCTTTGATCGCATCCGAGAAATCGAGATAAATGGCATTTTTCATTGGCCCAACGCCATGTCCGGCATCGATTCTTTCTTTGGCAGCTCGTGAAGAAATATCTCGTGGAGCTAGATTTCCAAAGGAAGGATAACGGCGTTCTAAGTAATAATCGCGCTCCTCTTCGGGAATGGCGTTTGCATTTCGATCATCTGCAGCTTTTTTAGGAACCCAAATTCTTCCGTCATTTCGCAGTGATTCCGACATTAAAGTCAGTTTTGATTGGTTTTCACCATGCTGTGGAAGCGAAGTAGGGTGAAACTGAATCCAGCTTACGCCTGCCATATAAGCGCCTTTTTTGTGCGCGCGCCAAATCGCAGAGCTGTTACAACCCATTGCCAAAGTAGATAGATAATATACTTTTCCATAACCTCCAGAAGCCAGAACAACGGCATCTGCAGCGTGACGTTCTAAAATTCCAGTTTCAAGATTTCTTGCAATTATGCCTTTGGCTTTGCCATCAATAACCACGAGTTCGAGCATTTCGTGACGAGTATATAAAGCCACTTTTCCTAAAGATGCCTGACGTTCTAAGGCTTGATAAGCACCCAATAAAAGCTGCTGTCCGGTTTGGCCTCTCGCATAAAAAGTTCGAGAAACCTGAACGCCTCCAAAAGATCTGTTGTTTAAATATCCCGCATATTCCCTTGCAAATGGAACACCTTGAGCAACTGCGTGGTCTATAAGATGTGCAGAACATTCCGCTAATCGATAAACATTGGCTTCACGAGATCTGAAATCGCCTCCTTTTATAGTGTCATAAAACATTCTATAAGTGCTGTCGCCATCATTTTTGTAGTTTTTGGCAGCGTTTACTCCGCCTTGAGCGGCAACAGAATGCGAGCGTCTTGGAGAATCCTGAAAACAGAAAGATTTTATGTTATAGCCTTGTTCAGCAAGAGAAGCAGCGCACGAAGCACCTGCAAGACCAGTTCCAACTACAATGATGTTTAGTTTTTTTCGATTTGCAGGATTGACCAATTTGGCTTTAGACTTGTAAAGACTCCATTTATCAGCAAGAGGACCTTCGGGTATTTTTGATTCCATCATTTTTAGTGGTTTAAAATGAATTGATACAAAAGCTTTAATAGAAAACTAAATTTAGCATAAAATATTGATATTTAGTTGTTTTTGTATGAATATATTTAAACAAAATGGACTTTAAGTAAGTTAAATAGCTGTATGTTGAAGTTAAACCCGACAGGTTTTTAAAGCCTGTCGGGTTTATTTGATAGAGACAAAAAAATCTGCTAAATCTGCGAGCAAAAATTACTCCCGCAGATTTAGCAGATTCAGCAGATTTATAAAATCGAATTGAAATATTTTTGAAAAATTATTTCTCAATTATCATGGTAACTCCTTGACCGCCTGCCGCACAGATGGAAATTAAGCCTTTTCCAGATCCTTTTTCGTTAAGAAGTTTTGCCATTACGCCAATAATTCTTCCGCCAGTTGCTGCAAAAGGATGTGCTGCGGCCAAACTGCTTCCTTTTATATTCAGTTTGTTTCGATCAATGGCACCTAAAGTTTTCTTTAAACCTATTTCGGCACTTAGTTCTGGGCTTTCCCAGATTTTTAAAGTGGCTAATGTCTGAGCAGCAAAAGCTTCGTGAATTTCATAAAAGTCAAAATCTTGCAGGTTTAATTCTGCTTTTTCCAACATTCTTGAAGCAGCAAATAAAGGTGCTAACAAAAGATTCTGTTGATTTTTAACGTATTCAATTGCAGCAATTTCTGCAAAAGTAATATAAGCCAAAATAGGAAGTCCTTGCTCTTTTGCCCATTCTTCACTAGCCAGAAGAACACAAGAAGCTCCATCTGTTAATGGAGTTGAATTTCCTGCGGTAAGGGTTCCGTTTACTTTATCAAAAGCAGGGCTTAGTTTGGCTAGTTTTTCAATTGTGCTGTCTCTTCTTAAATTATTATCTTTTTCTAAGCCGTTGAAAGGAGTAATCATATCATCAAAAAAGCCTTCGTCATATGCTTTTGCCATATTCAAATGGCTTTTTAAGGCAAATTCGTCTTGTTCTTCGCGAGAAATTTTATAATATTTTGCAGTAATTTCAGTATGTCCGCCCATAGAAAGTCCTGTTTGCGATTCTTCATTTCGAGGCACTAGCGGACTAAGATCTTTAGGACGAAGTTTTAGAAATGTTTTAATTTTCTCGCCTAATGATTTTGCTTTTCGCGCATCAAGCAGTATTTTCCGAAGTTTCTCACTAACCGCAATTGGCATATCGCTGATAGAATCTACACCTCCAGCAATTCCAGAATCTATTTGTCCGAGAGCAATTTTGTTGGCAATATAAATAGCGCTTTCAATTCCCGTGTCACAAGCTTGCTGCAAATCGCATGCAGGTGTTGCCGGGTCGAGGCTGGTCTGCATTACACATTCACGAATTAAATTGTTGTCGTAAGTATGTTTGATTACAGCACCTCCAGCAACTTCTCCCAATAGCTTTCCCTTTAGATTGTATTTATCAATAAGACCATTGAGCGATGCGGTCATCATTTCTTTATTTCCTACGTTAGAATAGGCCGTATTAGCTCTTGCAAAAGGGATTCTGTTATAGCCCACAATGGCAACTTTTCTTATTGTATTTGATTTCATATCAGGAAGTTATTTGTTTTTTGGTTTTGAAATTTAGAAGTATAAAGATAGAAATAGATTTCGGTTTGAAACTTAATGTAGATTAATATTATCAGGAAATAACTTAGAGATGGCTGTTTTCAAATTTATTCTACTGATTTAGTTTATTTTGTTTTATTTATTTAGAATGAATTAAAATAATTTGGAAAAGTTGAGATTTGCATATACTTTTGTCGCTCAATTTAAAATCAAAACCAAATGAAAATAATTTTTAATGCCAGAGTTTATCTTTTTGTGCTGTTTTTGAGCTCACTAAATATGATGGCACAACAGCTTGGAACTGTAAACGGAAAAGTTTCTTTGAGTGGCAATAAACCAGCAGAAAATATAGCTGTAGCTTTAAAAGGAACAAAATATTCGGATATTACAACTGTTTCAGGACATTATGAAATTAAAAATGTAAAGCCAGGAACATATACTATCGTCTTAAATGGAGTAGGAATTCAACCTGTTGAGGATAAAATTGTTGTCAATTCAAAACAAACGATAACCAAGAATTTTTCTCTTTCTGAAAGTCAGGAAGATCTTGATGAAGTGGTAATTAAAAAGAATAAATACAAGCAAGACAAGCCTTCATTGTCATTGCGTCTTCAGACTCCAGTTTTAGAAATTCCTCAAAATATACAGATTGTAAGCGGTCAGACTTTAAAAGACCAGCAGATTACAAGTATGAGCGACGGTGTAATTCGTAATGTGAGTGGTGCTGTACGTTTGGAGCACTGGGGAGATTTGTATACGAATATTACAATGAGAGGTTCTCAAATTCAGGCTTTTAGAAACGGTTTTAACGTAGTTTCTTCTTTCTGGGGACCATTAACAGAAGATATGAGCTTTGTAGATCATATCGAATTTGTAAAAGGACCTGCTGGTTTCATGCTTTCAAGCGGTGACCCAAGCGGATTATATAACGTGGTGACTAAAAAGCCAACAGGTGTAACGAAAGGTGAGGTAAGTGCTATGGTAGGAAGCTACGATTTCTACAGAGTAAGTTTAGACCTTGACGGAAAATTAGATAAAAAAGGAAAATTATTATACCGTTTTAACGGAGCTGTACAAAAGAAGGGATCATTCCGTCCGTTTGAGCATAACGACCGTTACGTAATTGCTCCTGTAATTTCTTATCAGATTGATGATAAAACAAAATTGACATTTGAATACAACTTTCAATATGCAAATATGACCGAAGTAGGTTCTTACTATGTTTTTGGACCACAATCAGGAGGTTATGCTACTTTACCTCGCAATTTTACAATGACACAGCCAGGATTGCCAGATACAAACATTCAAGATCATAGCGGTTATCTACAGTTCGAACATAAGTTTGACGAAAATTGGAAGCTTACAGCGCAAACTTCTTACTTTAAATACCTTCAGCAAGGATACAGCTCTTGGCCAGGTGTTGTTGGTCCTGGACCAGTTGATAGAAATTTTGATGGAGTTCCTGAAGGAAACCTTGCTGCTGGTGAGATTATCAGAAATGTTGGTATTTGGGATGCGGAAAGTAATATGTATTTAGGACAGATTTTCGTAAACGGAAAATTCAATACAGGAAATGTTTCTCATAAAATATTAGGAGGAGTAGATTTAGGGAGCAAAGATTATATGGCAGATTGGGGACAATCGCATGATTTAGACACTGTTGATAATCCGTTTAATGTTTATAATCCAAATTATGGTACGCCATCAAATGGTTTACCGCAGTTTGACCATGATACGCCTTTAAGCCAAAGAGCAGGCGGACTTTATGGTTCGAAGTATGCGGCTGGTTATGTTCAAGATGAGCTTGGCTTTTTAGAAAACAGATTAAGATTGACTCTTGCTGCAAGATATACTTGGATTAGCCAAACTAGCAGCTATGAGGCAGAACCAATTGAGGATAGCCATATTACACCTCGTGCTGGTTTAAGTTATTCTATTACTGATGATTTTGCAGTTTACGGTTTATATGATCAAGCTTTTACGCCTCAATCTGGAGTAGTGAGAAGCGGTGATGTAAAACCTCTTACTGGAAATAATGTTGAATTTGGGCTTAAAAAAGATTGGTTTGACGGTTCTTGGAATACAAGTTTATCGGTTTACAATATCTTAAAGAAGAATGAGCTAACAGCAGATCCTAGTAATCAGCCAAACGAGCAGTATAAAATTGTTTTGGGTGAAAAAAGAGCTCGCGGTGTTGAATTTGATGTAAGAGGAAAAATCTTTGATGGCTTAAATCTTATTGCAAATTACGCATTTACAGAATCAACGGTAACTAAAGTTGATCCAGCTGTTTCTGCAGCTAATGGTATTAACGTAGGTGATGTTGTGCCAGGTTATGCTAAACACACAGCAAATGCATGGTTAAATTATACGCTTCAGCATGGAAAATTAAAAGGTTTTGGTGCTTCTATTGGAGGAACTTTCCTTGATGGACGCCAAACTGACACATGGAGTGAAGGTCTTCAAAAATTGCCTTCTTACTTTAAATTGGATGGAGGTTTATCTTATGAAACAGGTAAAGTTAAAGTTACTGCAAACGTATTCAATATCTTAGATAAATATTTATATAGCGGTTCATATTACAGCTGGTTAAATGCTTATTACTGGCAAGCTGAAGCTCCAAGAAATTTTAGAGTTGGTGTTACTTATAAATTCTAAATCGATTTGTTTTAGTTGAAAAATTACAAATCACACAAAAAAGCATCTGACTTCATTGTTAGGTGCTTTTTTTTTTTTTAAGGTGCTAAGGTTCTGAGATGCTGAGGTTCTAAGGTTTTTAGGCTCAAAGTTTTTTGAGTTGCCTCCAGTTTTAACTGGAGGTTATGAAAATTAAGATTTAAAAAAGGCTTTAGCCAAACTTCATCTAGTTTGGCTAAAGCCTTTTTGATTTTTGCTATATTTTCCATCCAGCTAAAGCTGGACGCTATTCAATTTTTTTTAATCCTTTTAATCTGTGTATCCAGATAGCTATCGGGAGTGGCTTAAAAAAAACTTAGCATCTTAGCTCCCGATAGCTATCGGGATTGCCAGATTAACAATTTATCCTTTCTTAATCAAAGGAATTAATTTTGTACCAATCAATTTTCAATCGCATTCATTAATTGTTTGTGCGTCAATCCAGCATTATCCATCTGAAAAGTAAATCGATCTACACCGCCCAGCGCTTCGCTATGTCTAAGGATTTTCTCTGCCGCTCTTTCTGGACCTCCGACAATTAAAACGCCCAAATCATCAATTAAACCGTCAAATTTGCCTTTGGTTACAGGAGGCCAACCTCTTTCGTATCCTAATTTTGTCCATAATTCTGCGTAACCAGGATAGTATTCTTCAATTGCTTTTTCCGTTGTGCTGCCCACATACCCAGGCGAATGCAAACCTACTTTTAATTCATTAGGTTTAAAACCTGCTGCTTTTCCTGCTTCTCTATACAAATCAACTAAAGGTTTAAAACGATGTGTTTGTCCGCCAATTACGGCAACCATTAACGGAAGGCCTAATGAACCGGCTCTAATAAAAGATTCTGGCGTACCGCCAACGCCAAGCCATATTGGCAATTTTTCTTGTAAAGCTCTTGGGTAAACAGGCAAATTGTTTA from Flavobacterium sp. KACC 22763 includes these protein-coding regions:
- a CDS encoding fumarate reductase/succinate dehydrogenase flavoprotein subunit, translated to MMESKIPEGPLADKWSLYKSKAKLVNPANRKKLNIIVVGTGLAGASCAASLAEQGYNIKSFCFQDSPRRSHSVAAQGGVNAAKNYKNDGDSTYRMFYDTIKGGDFRSREANVYRLAECSAHLIDHAVAQGVPFAREYAGYLNNRSFGGVQVSRTFYARGQTGQQLLLGAYQALERQASLGKVALYTRHEMLELVVIDGKAKGIIARNLETGILERHAADAVVLASGGYGKVYYLSTLAMGCNSSAIWRAHKKGAYMAGVSWIQFHPTSLPQHGENQSKLTLMSESLRNDGRIWVPKKAADDRNANAIPEEERDYYLERRYPSFGNLAPRDISSRAAKERIDAGHGVGPMKNAIYLDFSDAIKAQGKDKIEAKYSNLFAMYEKITGINAYKEPMLISPSAHFTMGGLWVDYELMTTIPGLFAVGEANFADHGANRLGANSLLQACVDGYFIAPYTIPNYLAGELNSTKPDISHPAFEEAEKTVRRQLDRFLHTNGTLSADYFHKKIGRLLYEKCGLSRSRQKLEEALIEIRELKASFEKDLRITGDNTLNSELEKAGRIADYIELAELMCYDALQREESCGAHFREEYQTPDGEAVRNDVEFCYVSAWEWKGLNNEPELHKEPLTFESVELAVRSYK
- a CDS encoding acetyl-CoA C-acetyltransferase — encoded protein: MKSNTIRKVAIVGYNRIPFARANTAYSNVGNKEMMTASLNGLIDKYNLKGKLLGEVAGGAVIKHTYDNNLIRECVMQTSLDPATPACDLQQACDTGIESAIYIANKIALGQIDSGIAGGVDSISDMPIAVSEKLRKILLDARKAKSLGEKIKTFLKLRPKDLSPLVPRNEESQTGLSMGGHTEITAKYYKISREEQDEFALKSHLNMAKAYDEGFFDDMITPFNGLEKDNNLRRDSTIEKLAKLSPAFDKVNGTLTAGNSTPLTDGASCVLLASEEWAKEQGLPILAYITFAEIAAIEYVKNQQNLLLAPLFAASRMLEKAELNLQDFDFYEIHEAFAAQTLATLKIWESPELSAEIGLKKTLGAIDRNKLNIKGSSLAAAHPFAATGGRIIGVMAKLLNEKGSGKGLISICAAGGQGVTMIIEK
- a CDS encoding TonB-dependent receptor, with protein sequence MKIIFNARVYLFVLFLSSLNMMAQQLGTVNGKVSLSGNKPAENIAVALKGTKYSDITTVSGHYEIKNVKPGTYTIVLNGVGIQPVEDKIVVNSKQTITKNFSLSESQEDLDEVVIKKNKYKQDKPSLSLRLQTPVLEIPQNIQIVSGQTLKDQQITSMSDGVIRNVSGAVRLEHWGDLYTNITMRGSQIQAFRNGFNVVSSFWGPLTEDMSFVDHIEFVKGPAGFMLSSGDPSGLYNVVTKKPTGVTKGEVSAMVGSYDFYRVSLDLDGKLDKKGKLLYRFNGAVQKKGSFRPFEHNDRYVIAPVISYQIDDKTKLTFEYNFQYANMTEVGSYYVFGPQSGGYATLPRNFTMTQPGLPDTNIQDHSGYLQFEHKFDENWKLTAQTSYFKYLQQGYSSWPGVVGPGPVDRNFDGVPEGNLAAGEIIRNVGIWDAESNMYLGQIFVNGKFNTGNVSHKILGGVDLGSKDYMADWGQSHDLDTVDNPFNVYNPNYGTPSNGLPQFDHDTPLSQRAGGLYGSKYAAGYVQDELGFLENRLRLTLAARYTWISQTSSYEAEPIEDSHITPRAGLSYSITDDFAVYGLYDQAFTPQSGVVRSGDVKPLTGNNVEFGLKKDWFDGSWNTSLSVYNILKKNELTADPSNQPNEQYKIVLGEKRARGVEFDVRGKIFDGLNLIANYAFTESTVTKVDPAVSAANGINVGDVVPGYAKHTANAWLNYTLQHGKLKGFGASIGGTFLDGRQTDTWSEGLQKLPSYFKLDGGLSYETGKVKVTANVFNILDKYLYSGSYYSWLNAYYWQAEAPRNFRVGVTYKF